Proteins encoded together in one Candidatus Kaiserbacteria bacterium window:
- the obgE gene encoding GTPase ObgE, giving the protein MKFVDEIILQAHAGNGGDGVVRWHANRNNPKGGPAGGNGGRGGDVLIRAFRDNSLLSKYRGNNIFQAGHGGGGGKSSLHGLDGENVVIHLPIGSVVTLKEKGKTFELLEEGEEHVILKGGNGGLGNEHFKSSTNVSPQESTKGKSGERDILEVELKLIADIGLVGYPNAGKSSLLNALTNAKAKVGDYAFTTLDPNLGNLFGYIIADIPGIIEGASTGKGLGHKFLKHINRTKTLIFCISVEQEDPISAYRALFDELLKYDPAMAELPFMIALTKTDLASEEEVAKCVKDLQKVTDKVYPISIYDDEILKTFADEIIIFLRSLTK; this is encoded by the coding sequence ATGAAATTTGTTGATGAAATAATTTTACAGGCTCATGCCGGAAATGGAGGCGATGGAGTTGTTCGATGGCATGCAAATCGAAACAATCCGAAGGGTGGACCAGCCGGTGGCAATGGTGGAAGAGGCGGCGATGTGCTCATTCGGGCTTTTCGAGATAATTCACTCCTTAGTAAGTACAGAGGAAATAATATTTTCCAAGCTGGTCACGGTGGAGGTGGAGGAAAAAGTAGTTTGCATGGACTTGATGGTGAAAATGTTGTAATACATTTGCCAATCGGTTCTGTCGTTACCTTGAAAGAAAAAGGTAAGACTTTCGAACTTCTCGAAGAAGGAGAAGAACATGTAATATTGAAAGGAGGTAATGGCGGTCTCGGGAACGAGCACTTTAAGAGTTCAACAAATGTAAGTCCACAGGAATCTACTAAAGGAAAATCTGGGGAACGAGATATTTTAGAAGTTGAGCTTAAACTTATAGCAGACATTGGCTTAGTTGGGTATCCTAATGCAGGTAAATCTTCTCTGTTAAATGCGCTTACAAATGCAAAAGCAAAAGTGGGAGATTATGCATTTACCACACTTGATCCAAATCTCGGGAACCTGTTTGGGTATATCATAGCTGATATACCAGGTATTATTGAAGGGGCATCTACTGGTAAGGGGTTGGGTCATAAATTCTTGAAGCACATAAATCGCACTAAAACCCTTATATTCTGTATCTCGGTTGAGCAAGAAGACCCCATATCGGCTTACCGAGCTCTGTTTGACGAGTTGCTGAAGTACGACCCAGCTATGGCAGAATTACCATTCATGATTGCACTAACCAAAACGGATCTTGCTTCAGAAGAGGAAGTTGCCAAATGTGTGAAAGATTTACAGAAAGTAACCGACAAAGTGTACCCAATCTCAATATATGATGATGAGATACTAAAGACATTTGCTGACGAGATAATCATTTTCCTAAGGTCGCTCACGAAGTAA
- a CDS encoding phage holin family protein, translated as MRMFIRLALIVLALLASERWIPGIEVESFYIALIVAILLGLASITIKPLLTILTLPIHLVTFGLSAFLVNAGIFWFLSTFIEGFAVAGFIPALLGSLAVSLAGTLGTHFS; from the coding sequence ATACGTATGTTCATTAGACTCGCACTTATCGTTCTTGCACTTCTTGCTTCGGAACGCTGGATACCAGGAATCGAGGTCGAAAGTTTTTACATCGCCCTCATAGTTGCAATACTTCTTGGTTTAGCAAGCATCACCATCAAACCACTACTTACAATTCTTACATTACCAATCCATTTAGTTACCTTTGGATTATCAGCATTTCTAGTGAACGCTGGAATTTTTTGGTTCCTATCAACATTTATAGAAGGCTTTGCAGTCGCAGGGTTCATACCAGCACTTCTTGGCTCACTCGCAGTATCTCTTGCCGGAACTCTCGGTACGCACTTCTCATAG
- a CDS encoding NAD(P)H-dependent oxidoreductase, whose amino-acid sequence MNISIPVVLGTGRLERQSEKVARFVHTQLSGFEDVKSELVDVRNHLVSPFTIPAWVEDENAAKWRKIAHEAAGFVFVVPEYNRSFPGEFKLFFDSAFKEYKGKPAILVGVSSGQYGGVRVIQQLAPVLLAASIETLGDTIATSNVESLFNEEGIPTDERYIGFVNDALTALVTKLK is encoded by the coding sequence ATGAATATTTCTATTCCAGTAGTATTAGGAACAGGGCGTCTAGAACGTCAATCAGAAAAAGTGGCACGCTTCGTACACACGCAATTGTCTGGTTTTGAGGACGTTAAGTCAGAATTGGTGGATGTACGCAATCATCTCGTGTCTCCCTTCACTATTCCAGCTTGGGTAGAGGACGAAAACGCCGCTAAATGGCGCAAAATAGCCCATGAGGCTGCCGGATTCGTATTTGTAGTTCCAGAGTACAATAGAAGCTTTCCTGGCGAATTTAAGCTCTTTTTTGACTCAGCGTTTAAAGAATATAAAGGAAAACCAGCTATTCTTGTAGGTGTGTCCTCAGGGCAATATGGTGGCGTTCGTGTTATACAGCAGCTCGCGCCAGTACTACTTGCTGCGTCTATTGAAACGTTAGGGGATACTATTGCTACTTCAAATGTAGAATCTCTGTTCAATGAAGAGGGGATACCAACCGACGAGAGATACATTGGTTTCGTCAATGACGCCCTCACAGCACTAGTTACCAAATTAAAATAA
- the secA gene encoding preprotein translocase subunit SecA produces MFEGIKKLLGDENAGALKKASRIVTRVNALEDEYVALSDEALRGKTAEFKARLEKGETLEDIMAEAFAAVREASKRTLGQRHYDVQIIGGAVLHNGDIAEMRTGEGKTLVATLPAYLNALTGKGVHVVTVNDYLSRRDAVWMGQVYAFLGLSTGIINHEASYLYDEMHVPKEELLEADKERDEKGGSEVVEDFLTVCTRKEAYAADITYGTNNEFGFDYLRDNISYNKEELRQRTPDNGGYNFAIVDEIDSILIDEARTPLIISAPASDAEKLYGQFAQIAQTMERETDYTVDEKLKAIQLTNEGIEKAEKILGVDNIYTDKGIKYVHHLETAVRARALFERDKDYVVNNGEVIIVDEFTGRMQPGRRWSEGLHQAMEAKENVEVQQESRTFASITYQNYFRNYGKLAGMTGTAVTSSEEFFKVYGLNTVEVPTNQHIKRIDHDDFIFQTESGKFKAIARKVKELNEKGQPVLIGTVSVEKNELLGAYLKQEGIPHEILNAKNHAREGSIIADAGHKGAVTVSTNMAGRGVDIKLGGENATPEQQQEIRDIGGLFVLGTERHEARRIDNQLRGRSGRQGDPGETQFFVSLEDTLMRVFASDTIKGMMGRFGIPEDEPIQNKIITRSLETAQKKIEGFHFDSRKQVLAYDDVLSLQRTGLYKRRNNILLGGNDALDAELETIIGTDEKNIQVIAEKKKEIGEEAFYVALQRVFLQTLDMLWVEHLETMDYLRSSVNLRAYGQRDPLLEYKKEGLRLFNDLELSYEEHVTRLLPQLSGEMFAQRENQKMQEVHENAAILGKKDGDSKAHAVKRTQENSVGRNEPCPCGSGQKYKKCGIMNSEEHQKRTQSGGQGATTQTQNQSQNQTQTKIGG; encoded by the coding sequence ATGTTTGAAGGAATAAAAAAATTACTTGGTGACGAAAATGCAGGGGCTTTGAAAAAAGCGTCTCGTATTGTGACGCGTGTTAATGCACTAGAAGATGAATACGTCGCACTATCTGACGAAGCCCTTCGCGGAAAAACAGCTGAATTTAAGGCTCGTTTAGAAAAAGGGGAGACACTTGAAGATATAATGGCCGAAGCGTTCGCCGCCGTTCGCGAAGCCTCAAAACGCACTTTGGGACAACGACACTACGATGTGCAAATTATTGGTGGTGCTGTATTACATAACGGCGATATTGCGGAAATGCGTACTGGTGAAGGTAAAACTCTCGTAGCAACACTTCCTGCGTATCTCAACGCGCTTACCGGAAAGGGTGTACATGTGGTCACGGTTAACGACTATCTGTCACGTCGTGACGCAGTTTGGATGGGACAAGTGTATGCGTTCTTGGGTCTCAGTACTGGAATCATTAATCACGAGGCATCATATTTGTACGACGAAATGCACGTACCTAAAGAAGAACTTTTGGAAGCCGATAAAGAACGAGATGAAAAAGGAGGGTCAGAAGTAGTAGAAGACTTTCTTACAGTGTGTACTCGTAAAGAAGCGTACGCCGCTGATATCACCTATGGAACAAACAATGAGTTTGGCTTCGACTATCTACGTGACAATATTTCATATAATAAAGAAGAATTACGACAACGTACTCCTGACAATGGGGGATATAACTTCGCTATCGTTGACGAAATCGACTCCATTCTTATTGATGAAGCTCGTACCCCGCTAATTATCTCAGCCCCTGCGTCCGACGCCGAAAAACTCTACGGGCAGTTTGCACAAATCGCACAAACAATGGAAAGAGAGACAGACTATACAGTTGATGAAAAATTAAAGGCCATACAGCTTACCAATGAAGGGATTGAAAAAGCCGAGAAGATACTCGGAGTAGACAATATTTATACCGACAAAGGCATTAAATACGTTCACCACCTCGAGACTGCGGTCCGTGCACGAGCACTTTTCGAACGAGATAAAGATTACGTGGTAAACAATGGTGAAGTCATTATAGTTGACGAATTCACCGGACGTATGCAACCAGGTCGCAGGTGGAGCGAAGGACTACATCAAGCGATGGAAGCAAAAGAAAATGTAGAAGTACAGCAAGAATCACGTACCTTTGCATCTATTACGTATCAAAACTATTTCCGTAATTATGGAAAGTTAGCCGGAATGACAGGAACGGCTGTTACGAGCTCAGAAGAATTCTTTAAAGTATACGGCCTTAACACCGTTGAAGTTCCAACCAATCAGCACATAAAACGAATCGACCACGATGACTTCATTTTTCAAACCGAAAGTGGAAAGTTCAAGGCAATCGCACGGAAGGTAAAAGAACTAAACGAAAAGGGTCAACCGGTACTTATTGGTACTGTTTCAGTCGAAAAAAACGAGCTTTTAGGCGCTTATTTAAAGCAAGAGGGCATTCCTCACGAAATTTTAAATGCTAAGAATCACGCACGAGAGGGAAGTATTATTGCTGATGCTGGGCACAAAGGTGCGGTAACTGTTTCAACTAACATGGCTGGTCGCGGAGTAGACATTAAACTTGGTGGAGAAAACGCAACTCCAGAACAACAGCAGGAAATAAGAGACATTGGTGGTTTGTTTGTACTTGGTACAGAACGTCACGAAGCACGTCGTATCGACAACCAACTACGGGGTCGTTCTGGGCGCCAAGGAGATCCTGGAGAAACGCAATTCTTCGTATCTCTTGAAGACACACTCATGCGAGTGTTTGCGAGCGACACAATCAAAGGAATGATGGGACGTTTTGGTATTCCAGAAGACGAGCCGATTCAAAACAAAATCATCACTCGCTCTCTTGAAACAGCGCAAAAGAAAATCGAGGGCTTCCACTTTGATTCACGAAAACAAGTTCTCGCATACGATGATGTGTTAAGCCTCCAACGAACAGGTCTCTACAAACGACGAAACAACATACTACTCGGTGGAAACGATGCACTCGATGCAGAACTAGAAACCATCATTGGGACTGACGAAAAGAACATACAAGTCATAGCAGAAAAGAAAAAAGAAATAGGGGAGGAGGCATTCTATGTCGCACTACAGCGGGTCTTCTTGCAAACACTCGATATGCTTTGGGTAGAGCATCTTGAAACGATGGACTACCTCCGAAGCAGTGTAAACCTGCGTGCGTACGGTCAACGTGACCCACTGTTGGAATATAAAAAAGAAGGACTCCGATTGTTCAATGACCTTGAGCTGTCATACGAAGAACACGTGACCCGTCTTCTCCCGCAGCTTTCAGGTGAAATGTTCGCGCAACGCGAAAACCAAAAAATGCAAGAAGTACACGAAAACGCAGCGATACTCGGAAAGAAAGATGGCGATTCAAAAGCTCACGCAGTAAAGCGCACTCAAGAAAACAGCGTCGGACGTAACGAACCATGCCCGTGTGGCTCAGGTCAGAAGTACAAAAAGTGTGGCATCATGAACTCAGAAGAACATCAAAAACGTACCCAAAGCGGCGGGCAAGGCGCCACCACTCAAACTCAGAATCAAAGTCAAAACCAAACTCAAACTAAAATAGGCGGGTAG
- a CDS encoding O-antigen ligase family protein: protein MNLEKVLRGIVLAGVFSLPLIVFIVSGSTFFPYIVGKNIAFRSIIEIMFGAWILLALLNAAYRPRWTALLLSILAFVAVVAVADLFGENPFKSIWSNFERMDGLVTLIHALMYVIAAGAVMNTQNLWLWLWRASLVVSTFVSMHAIGQLLLTEKGRLDSTLGNPIYLAVYVLFHIFIALVLLARRNSERTEQILTAITLPLLFTVLFFTATRGATLGVIGGLLLAVIGISLSLKGNRKVRLGAALLTVVMVLGVGSFWIAKDTAFVQDSPVLKRFATLSLSEGTVYARTLIWGVAWEGVKERPLLGWGQENFNFVFNKYYDPRMYGQEPWFDRTHNVVFDWLIAAGILGLLTYISIFLTTVWTLYRTEAFTIIQKWLLLGLLAAYGIHNLTVFDNVISYLLFFTVLAWIYGSAHDVWTFRKNKEQTTLILSEKIGVLVGAPLLVLAIGISIWFINIQPWRTSTTLLDALSAIHVAQLQANQDQENGIESAVSNVDRALELFEKAYAFDTYGSQEVAEQWSEAARKVAAATWVSTEQKNEWYNASINSLTHQQERVPNDARYPFFIGSTHYSFGDFAKATENFKRALELSPDRQRILALLVASTANSGDLESALTYAKTSFEAEKEYQSARILYANVLIRANLASDAIALLSETPIYAGDTDILAALISKGLHVQARDMWSKALVANESVEKDDVGALFSLARIYVAIGDLNNARSEVLHIKKEYPKFTVIADQALEEIRTLSQ from the coding sequence GTGAATTTAGAGAAGGTATTACGAGGAATTGTATTGGCAGGTGTATTCTCATTGCCACTGATTGTTTTCATTGTCTCTGGCAGTACGTTTTTTCCGTACATCGTTGGAAAAAATATAGCCTTCCGCTCTATCATTGAAATAATGTTTGGTGCTTGGATTCTGCTCGCATTACTCAACGCTGCGTATCGTCCACGATGGACGGCACTATTACTATCGATTCTTGCTTTCGTGGCGGTTGTTGCAGTGGCTGATTTGTTTGGAGAGAACCCGTTTAAAAGTATCTGGAGCAATTTCGAGAGAATGGACGGACTAGTGACGTTGATACACGCACTCATGTATGTAATCGCAGCTGGAGCTGTTATGAATACACAAAACCTATGGTTATGGCTTTGGCGCGCATCTCTTGTCGTCAGCACATTTGTTTCGATGCATGCTATCGGGCAACTCCTTTTGACAGAAAAGGGTCGTTTAGATTCAACATTGGGAAATCCTATTTATTTAGCAGTGTACGTTTTGTTCCATATTTTCATTGCCCTAGTTTTACTAGCACGGCGCAATAGTGAACGCACTGAGCAAATTCTTACTGCCATTACATTACCGCTTCTCTTTACCGTACTATTTTTTACCGCGACAAGAGGTGCAACACTTGGTGTGATTGGGGGACTGTTGCTAGCTGTTATTGGAATCTCGCTATCTCTCAAAGGTAACAGAAAAGTTAGGCTTGGTGCCGCTTTACTTACTGTGGTCATGGTCTTAGGTGTTGGATCATTTTGGATTGCTAAAGACACAGCATTTGTGCAGGACAGCCCTGTTCTTAAAAGGTTCGCAACTCTTTCACTTTCCGAAGGGACGGTATACGCTCGTACACTTATATGGGGAGTTGCGTGGGAGGGTGTTAAGGAGCGGCCATTGCTAGGGTGGGGTCAAGAGAACTTCAACTTCGTATTCAATAAGTATTACGACCCTCGAATGTATGGTCAAGAACCGTGGTTCGATAGAACACACAACGTTGTTTTTGACTGGTTAATCGCGGCAGGAATTCTTGGGTTGCTCACATATATTTCTATTTTCCTTACGACAGTATGGACACTCTATAGAACAGAGGCTTTCACAATTATCCAAAAGTGGTTGCTGTTAGGGCTACTCGCTGCGTACGGAATACATAACCTAACAGTGTTTGATAATGTTATAAGCTACCTCCTGTTCTTCACAGTACTCGCATGGATATATGGATCTGCACATGATGTATGGACCTTTAGGAAAAATAAAGAACAGACGACATTGATTCTTTCAGAAAAGATTGGTGTATTAGTAGGGGCACCTCTCCTCGTTCTCGCTATCGGTATTTCTATATGGTTTATAAACATACAACCGTGGCGTACATCAACAACACTACTTGATGCTTTGTCGGCTATACATGTGGCACAACTGCAAGCAAATCAAGATCAAGAAAATGGTATAGAGTCTGCAGTATCTAATGTAGATAGAGCTTTAGAATTATTTGAGAAAGCGTACGCATTTGATACCTACGGTTCGCAAGAGGTTGCTGAACAGTGGAGCGAAGCCGCAAGAAAGGTAGCCGCAGCTACGTGGGTTTCTACAGAACAAAAGAACGAATGGTACAACGCATCTATTAATTCACTTACACACCAACAAGAGCGTGTGCCTAATGATGCACGCTACCCTTTCTTTATTGGTTCAACACACTATAGTTTTGGTGATTTTGCAAAAGCAACTGAGAATTTCAAAAGAGCTCTTGAACTCAGTCCAGACAGACAACGTATTTTGGCACTCCTCGTAGCTTCGACTGCAAATTCAGGTGATCTGGAAAGCGCTCTCACATACGCAAAAACTTCTTTTGAAGCAGAAAAAGAATATCAATCAGCTCGCATTTTATACGCGAATGTATTAATTAGGGCTAATTTAGCGAGTGACGCTATTGCTTTACTAAGCGAAACACCTATATACGCAGGGGACACCGACATACTCGCAGCACTCATAAGTAAGGGTCTGCATGTACAAGCACGTGACATGTGGTCCAAAGCACTCGTGGCAAATGAAAGTGTTGAAAAAGACGATGTTGGTGCACTTTTCTCACTTGCGAGAATATATGTCGCAATAGGTGATTTAAATAACGCACGCAGTGAAGTTTTGCACATAAAAAAAGAATATCCAAAATTCACTGTAATCGCAGACCAAGCACTTGAAGAGATACGTACGCTATCTCAATAA
- the gmd gene encoding GDP-mannose 4,6-dehydratase yields MKKALITGITGQDGSYLAELLLEKGYEVHGIIRRSSSFNTERIDHLYQGPEEKNRHLVLHYGDLSGTTSLIRIIQEIQPDEIYNLGAMSHVKVSFETPEYTGDIDGLGALRLLEALRILGLERKTRFYQASTSEMFGASKAPQSLETPFYPRSPYGVAKLYAHWTTINYREAYGLHASTGILFNHESPRRGETFVTRKITRAAARIKLGVQETLYLGNLDALRDWGHARDYVEGMWLMLQQNTPDDYILASGEQHSVREFCEIAFNRIGIELKFKGTGENEKGIDVKTGNTIVAVDPRYYRPTEVETLLGDPSYAEQKLSWKREVSFTQLIAEMVDHDMHETKRELHLKNGGFEVRADSE; encoded by the coding sequence ATGAAAAAAGCACTCATTACAGGAATAACCGGACAAGACGGATCGTATCTTGCAGAACTGCTTTTGGAAAAAGGATATGAAGTTCACGGTATTATTCGTCGCTCAAGCTCGTTCAATACAGAACGTATAGATCATTTATACCAAGGACCTGAAGAAAAAAATCGACATCTTGTTCTTCATTATGGTGACTTAAGTGGAACAACTAGCCTCATTCGCATCATTCAAGAGATACAACCTGATGAGATCTATAATCTGGGCGCAATGAGTCATGTAAAAGTTTCGTTTGAAACTCCCGAATATACTGGCGACATTGACGGACTCGGTGCACTGCGTCTTCTTGAAGCACTACGTATTCTTGGACTCGAAAGGAAAACTCGTTTTTATCAAGCCTCTACTTCAGAAATGTTTGGTGCTAGTAAAGCACCTCAATCTCTAGAAACTCCGTTTTACCCAAGAAGTCCTTATGGTGTTGCGAAACTCTATGCTCATTGGACTACTATTAATTATCGCGAGGCCTATGGGTTACATGCGAGTACAGGTATTCTTTTTAATCACGAATCACCACGTCGAGGTGAGACTTTTGTAACACGCAAGATCACTCGTGCTGCTGCTCGTATAAAACTTGGTGTTCAGGAAACCTTATATCTCGGGAACTTGGATGCGCTACGCGATTGGGGACACGCCCGTGACTATGTGGAGGGTATGTGGCTCATGCTTCAACAGAATACTCCTGACGATTATATTCTAGCTTCTGGCGAACAACATAGTGTTCGGGAATTTTGCGAAATTGCATTCAATAGGATTGGTATCGAATTGAAATTTAAAGGAACTGGCGAGAATGAAAAAGGTATTGACGTTAAGACTGGTAATACAATTGTGGCAGTTGACCCACGCTACTATCGCCCTACCGAGGTTGAAACATTACTTGGTGACCCTAGTTACGCTGAACAGAAACTGAGTTGGAAACGCGAAGTTTCTTTTACTCAACTCATTGCAGAAATGGTAGATCACGATATGCATGAAACAAAACGTGAACTACACTTAAAAAATGGTGGTTTTGAAGTACGAGCTGATTCGGAATAA
- a CDS encoding GDP-L-fucose synthase — protein MEKNSKIFIAGHQGLVGSAIVRKLETEGYTNSITRTRNELDLLDQQAVADFFANEKPEYVFQAAAKVGGIMANKTYPAHFIYENLQIQNNIIHSAYVNNVNKLIFLGSSCIYPKMAEQPIKEDSLLTGPLESTNDAYAIAKIAGIKLCQSYNQQYGTNFISLMPTNLYGPGDNFDPQTSHVLPAFIRKFHEAKKSNIPSVTLWGSGNAMREFLHVDDLADACIHLMKYYDGTEIVNVGTGKDMTIKDLAATVQEIVGYKGDIIWDTSKPDGTPRKLLDVSKLSALGWEPKIKFMDGIVETYEWFQVNHGRHD, from the coding sequence ATGGAAAAGAACTCAAAAATCTTTATAGCAGGACATCAGGGGTTGGTTGGCTCTGCCATTGTTCGCAAACTAGAAACTGAAGGCTATACTAATAGTATTACTCGTACTCGTAACGAATTAGACTTACTTGACCAACAAGCTGTGGCTGATTTCTTTGCCAATGAGAAACCAGAGTACGTATTCCAAGCCGCCGCGAAAGTTGGCGGTATTATGGCAAATAAAACTTATCCTGCTCATTTTATTTATGAGAATCTACAAATCCAGAATAACATCATACATTCTGCGTATGTGAATAATGTGAATAAGCTCATATTCCTTGGTTCCTCTTGCATTTATCCAAAGATGGCAGAACAACCAATAAAAGAAGATTCCCTTCTCACTGGACCTCTCGAATCGACTAATGACGCTTATGCCATTGCTAAGATAGCAGGTATCAAGTTATGTCAATCCTATAATCAACAATACGGCACCAACTTTATAAGTCTCATGCCAACTAATCTTTATGGACCAGGTGATAATTTCGATCCGCAGACATCGCATGTACTCCCCGCTTTTATCAGAAAGTTCCATGAGGCTAAAAAGTCAAATATCCCAAGTGTGACGTTATGGGGTAGTGGTAATGCAATGCGCGAATTTTTGCATGTTGACGATCTTGCTGATGCTTGTATCCACTTGATGAAATATTATGATGGCACTGAAATAGTTAATGTCGGCACAGGCAAAGACATGACCATAAAGGATCTAGCAGCCACTGTACAAGAGATTGTCGGGTATAAAGGAGATATTATCTGGGATACTTCAAAACCAGATGGTACCCCAAGAAAACTTCTTGATGTTTCTAAACTTTCTGCACTTGGATGGGAACCTAAGATAAAATTTATGGATGGTATCGTTGAAACGTATGAATGGTTCCAAGTAAATCATGGACGACATGATTAG
- a CDS encoding DegT/DnrJ/EryC1/StrS aminotransferase family protein produces MEKSFFKNEETKEALIEFIRNTDRFSMGQQCAEFETAFAKWQGRKYAAFVSSGSMANLVLIQSLLNSGKLQKGDKVGFSAVTWPTNVMPLLQLGLEPVPLDCELDTLNTSSAQLVELLSHTDLKAFFITNVLGFADDIDTITNICRERGILLIEDNCESIGTKLNDTKLGNFGLASTFSTFIGHHLSTIEGGVVCTDDEDLYHHLLMCRAHGWDRNLPEQYKNDLRSKNDVDDFYSLYTFYELAYNARPTEIQGFLGNHQIQYLDQMIEQRHLNFEELNAAVINAGAIGINSSHLSLVSNFSIPVVFKEIEPFEILRDLFIKNGVEIRPIIAGNILNQPFYKKQGLHSSRLPNAEIIHNNGFYFTNRPDLTNQDKDLLIKILS; encoded by the coding sequence ATGGAAAAAAGCTTTTTCAAGAACGAGGAAACTAAAGAGGCATTGATAGAATTCATTAGAAACACTGACCGTTTCAGTATGGGTCAACAATGCGCAGAATTTGAAACTGCTTTCGCAAAATGGCAGGGACGTAAGTATGCTGCTTTTGTATCAAGCGGTAGCATGGCTAACTTAGTCCTTATTCAATCGCTCCTCAATAGTGGAAAATTACAAAAAGGTGACAAAGTTGGGTTTTCAGCTGTTACTTGGCCAACCAATGTGATGCCGCTTTTACAGCTTGGCTTAGAACCTGTGCCACTTGATTGTGAATTAGACACACTTAATACTTCAAGTGCTCAGTTAGTTGAATTGTTATCGCACACCGACCTGAAAGCTTTTTTTATAACTAACGTACTTGGTTTTGCTGACGATATTGATACGATTACGAATATATGTAGAGAACGAGGTATCCTTCTCATTGAAGACAATTGTGAATCTATCGGAACTAAACTCAACGATACAAAACTAGGAAATTTTGGTCTAGCATCAACATTCTCTACTTTTATCGGACACCACCTCTCTACGATTGAAGGTGGTGTCGTCTGCACTGATGATGAAGATTTATACCATCACTTACTTATGTGCCGTGCTCACGGCTGGGATAGAAATTTACCTGAGCAATACAAAAATGACCTGCGCTCAAAAAATGACGTGGATGACTTTTATTCACTGTATACCTTTTATGAACTTGCTTACAATGCTCGCCCAACGGAAATCCAGGGGTTCTTGGGAAATCATCAGATTCAATACTTAGACCAGATGATTGAGCAGAGACATCTAAACTTTGAAGAGCTGAATGCGGCAGTAATTAATGCTGGAGCAATAGGGATTAATTCTAGTCACCTTTCTCTCGTTTCAAACTTTTCAATTCCAGTCGTCTTTAAGGAAATTGAACCATTTGAAATACTCAGAGATCTTTTTATTAAGAATGGAGTAGAGATTAGGCCGATTATTGCCGGCAATATATTAAATCAGCCATTTTATAAAAAGCAGGGCTTGCATTCTTCACGATTGCCAAATGCTGAAATCATCCACAACAATGGCTTCTATTTTACAAACCGGCCTGATCTTACAAATCAAGATAAAGATCTGCTTATAAAAATTCTTTCTTGA